From Serinicoccus profundi, the proteins below share one genomic window:
- a CDS encoding carbohydrate ABC transporter permease, which translates to MSRSGLVVASLAVVVFSLFPVFVMLSTAVDEDANAGGRGIIPGGLTFEHFSRVLTETRFPDYLLNSLVVAVVTVLASGLLALFAAVAVARFRFSGRTKILMMILIVQMVPMEALVIPLFLQAKTLGLLNSLLGLSVIYIAFSLSFAIWTLRGFVAAVPMELEEAAYLDGCSWWQMFWKVLFPLVAPGLVAVSVFSFILAWNEFIFALTFMADDDMYTAAVGLRAFFTRSGTDWGAVMAASSIITLPVMIFFVAVQSRLSSGLMSGATKG; encoded by the coding sequence ATGAGCAGGTCCGGGCTCGTGGTCGCCTCGCTGGCCGTCGTCGTCTTCAGTCTGTTCCCGGTGTTCGTCATGCTCTCCACCGCCGTGGACGAGGACGCGAACGCTGGCGGTCGTGGCATCATCCCCGGCGGGCTGACGTTCGAGCACTTCAGCCGGGTGCTCACCGAGACCCGCTTCCCCGACTACCTGCTCAACTCGCTCGTCGTCGCCGTCGTCACGGTCCTCGCCAGCGGGCTCCTGGCCCTCTTCGCCGCGGTCGCCGTCGCCCGCTTCCGGTTCTCGGGGCGCACGAAGATCCTCATGATGATCCTCATCGTGCAGATGGTGCCGATGGAGGCTCTGGTCATCCCGCTCTTCCTCCAGGCCAAGACGCTCGGGCTCCTCAACAGCCTGCTCGGGCTGTCGGTCATCTACATCGCCTTCAGCCTCTCCTTCGCCATCTGGACGTTGCGCGGCTTCGTCGCGGCGGTCCCGATGGAGCTGGAGGAGGCGGCCTACCTCGACGGGTGCTCGTGGTGGCAGATGTTCTGGAAGGTGCTCTTCCCGCTCGTGGCCCCCGGCCTGGTCGCGGTGAGCGTCTTCAGCTTCATCCTGGCGTGGAACGAGTTCATTTTCGCCCTCACCTTCATGGCCGACGACGACATGTACACCGCCGCCGTCGGCCTGCGGGCCTTCTTCACCCGCAGCGGCACCGACTGGGGTGCCGTCATGGCAGCCAGCTCGATCATCACCCTCCCGGTCATGATCTTCTTCGTCGCCGTCCAGTCGCGGCTCTCCAGCGGACTCATGTCAGGAGCGACCAAGGGATGA
- a CDS encoding carbohydrate ABC transporter permease — translation MSSPALGSARRPWLLLAPTLAVIGILLLWPMVRVVILSFQDFGLRELVRGGAEIVGLQNYRDILTDERLWRVALPNTVVFAVVCVVLTVAVGTLVALLLHRLSPGWRTLVTMSVMAAWAVPAVTGTYVWVYLFDARAGFLTGILGQLGLIDVATTNLFTERGWFYAIATLNVVHHGFPFVAVTVLAGLVTIPSELPEAAMIDGANAWQRFRHVTLPMLKPVFAIVTILSTIWDFKVFTQIYLMPGGDGSNREVLNLGTWSYITAMSQNQFGLGAAIAVLLTLLLLGITALYLRTLFKEEEL, via the coding sequence GTGAGCTCGCCCGCCCTGGGGTCGGCGCGGCGGCCGTGGCTGCTGCTCGCGCCGACCCTGGCCGTCATCGGCATCCTGCTGCTGTGGCCGATGGTGCGGGTCGTCATCCTGTCCTTCCAGGACTTCGGCCTGCGCGAGCTGGTCCGAGGCGGGGCCGAGATCGTCGGCCTGCAGAACTACCGCGACATCCTCACCGACGAGCGGCTGTGGCGGGTCGCCCTGCCCAACACGGTCGTCTTCGCCGTGGTCTGCGTGGTGCTGACCGTCGCGGTCGGCACCCTCGTGGCCCTGCTCCTGCACCGGCTGTCCCCCGGCTGGCGGACCCTGGTGACCATGTCGGTCATGGCCGCCTGGGCGGTGCCGGCGGTGACGGGGACCTACGTCTGGGTCTATCTCTTCGACGCCCGGGCGGGCTTCCTCACCGGGATCCTCGGCCAGCTCGGCCTCATCGACGTCGCCACGACGAACCTCTTCACCGAGCGGGGCTGGTTCTACGCCATCGCCACCCTCAACGTCGTGCACCACGGCTTCCCCTTCGTCGCCGTGACGGTGCTCGCCGGGCTCGTGACCATCCCCTCCGAGCTGCCCGAGGCGGCGATGATCGACGGCGCCAACGCCTGGCAGCGGTTCCGCCACGTCACGCTGCCGATGCTCAAGCCGGTCTTCGCGATCGTCACCATCCTGTCGACGATCTGGGACTTCAAGGTGTTCACCCAGATCTACCTCATGCCGGGCGGGGACGGGTCCAACCGTGAGGTCCTCAACCTGGGCACCTGGTCCTACATCACCGCCATGTCCCAGAACCAGTTCGGGCTCGGTGCCGCGATCGCGGTGCTGCTGACCCTGCTGCTGCTGGGCATCACCGCGCTGTACCTGCGCACCCTCTTCAAGGAGGAGGAGCTGTGA
- a CDS encoding sugar ABC transporter substrate-binding protein, protein MTRTSRATRLLTLAAITSLTLSACGGGEDTGSGGDAGSDESMDASGETLSVWIMEGTNPDATPFFEEVSTAFEEETGATLDIQFIPWASAHDQFVNSIAGGTGPDVAEVGTTWTPEFGDAGALMDLGPQIEESGLGDAYVDSVLESGTYDGAVYGAPWYAGVRSIIYRADLFEENGIEPPTTWDELAEAGEALKEADPDLIPFPIPNSTHTTTPFIWGAGGEIAVQEGDTWASGLDSPEAVEGLAYLESLVEEHELSTPAASTWNEADTRDAFARGEAGMIISGSWTPKSIVEANADMEGKLGVVPIPGPDGGMSPSFAGGSHLSVFETAENQELAWTFVEMMTTGEYAEMWGEQTGFFPATDDLLTQLEEAEDPLVAPFALQMKDGSATLPVTPLWGQVEGAQTIPAMMESILGGGADAEEAATTAADEMNEIFGS, encoded by the coding sequence ATGACGCGCACCTCACGCGCCACCCGCCTGCTGACGCTCGCGGCGATCACCTCCCTCACCCTCTCCGCCTGCGGCGGGGGCGAGGACACCGGCTCCGGCGGCGACGCCGGATCCGATGAATCCATGGACGCCTCCGGCGAGACCCTCAGCGTCTGGATCATGGAGGGCACCAACCCGGACGCCACGCCCTTCTTCGAGGAGGTGAGCACGGCCTTCGAGGAGGAGACCGGCGCCACCCTGGACATCCAGTTCATCCCGTGGGCCTCGGCGCACGACCAGTTCGTCAACTCGATCGCCGGCGGCACCGGCCCGGACGTCGCGGAGGTCGGCACCACCTGGACCCCCGAGTTCGGGGACGCCGGCGCGCTCATGGACCTCGGCCCGCAGATCGAGGAGTCCGGCCTGGGCGACGCCTACGTCGACAGCGTGCTGGAGTCCGGCACCTACGACGGCGCCGTCTACGGCGCCCCGTGGTACGCCGGCGTCCGCTCGATCATCTACCGCGCCGACCTCTTCGAGGAGAACGGCATCGAGCCGCCCACCACCTGGGATGAGCTGGCGGAGGCCGGTGAAGCCCTCAAGGAGGCCGACCCGGACCTCATCCCCTTCCCGATCCCCAACTCGACGCACACCACCACCCCGTTCATCTGGGGTGCCGGCGGTGAGATCGCCGTGCAGGAGGGCGACACCTGGGCCTCCGGCCTGGACTCCCCCGAGGCGGTCGAGGGCCTGGCCTACCTGGAGTCCCTGGTCGAGGAGCACGAGCTGTCCACCCCGGCCGCGAGCACGTGGAACGAGGCCGACACCCGCGACGCCTTCGCGCGTGGCGAGGCCGGCATGATCATCAGCGGCTCCTGGACCCCGAAGTCCATCGTCGAGGCCAACGCCGACATGGAGGGCAAGCTGGGCGTCGTGCCGATCCCCGGCCCGGACGGCGGCATGTCGCCCTCCTTCGCGGGCGGCTCGCACCTGTCCGTCTTCGAGACGGCCGAGAACCAGGAGCTCGCCTGGACCTTCGTCGAGATGATGACGACCGGCGAGTATGCCGAGATGTGGGGCGAGCAGACCGGCTTCTTCCCCGCGACGGACGACCTGCTGACCCAGCTCGAGGAGGCCGAGGACCCGCTGGTGGCGCCGTTCGCCCTGCAGATGAAGGACGGCAGCGCCACGCTCCCGGTCACCCCGCTGTGGGGCCAGGTCGAGGGCGCGCAGACCATCCCCGCGATGATGGAGTCCATCCTCGGGGGCGGGGCCGACGCGGAGGAGGCCGCCACCACCGCCGCAGACGAGATGAACGAGATCTTCGGCTCGTGA
- a CDS encoding GntR family transcriptional regulator — MSAEPTGAPATPAPAGSAGGSRVGKAELVRRELEDLIAPMRPGEPLPAERDLAAHLGVARMTLRRAVESLVADHRLLRRPGAGTFVAPARVDQQLSATSFSTDMRSRGMTPGAHTVWARQQPAGIMLASVLGIEAHSPVVHVRRVRTADGEPMALEDLHVPTELVPGLTGTDLEDASYYQLLESRYGLTISAGTQTIEPHLVTAEEAEQLGTDEGSPAFLFERTSRVADGRAAEFVRSVYRGDRYRILVDIFPTAAPARQPGHGIPHDHSNTPERTPS, encoded by the coding sequence ATGAGCGCCGAGCCCACCGGAGCCCCCGCCACCCCGGCTCCGGCGGGGTCGGCGGGTGGCTCCCGGGTGGGCAAGGCCGAGCTGGTCCGCCGCGAGCTGGAGGACCTCATCGCGCCGATGCGCCCCGGCGAGCCGTTGCCCGCCGAGCGTGACCTCGCCGCCCACCTCGGGGTCGCCCGGATGACGCTGCGGCGCGCGGTGGAGTCGCTCGTGGCCGACCACCGCCTGCTGCGCCGCCCCGGCGCCGGGACCTTCGTGGCCCCGGCCCGGGTCGACCAGCAGCTGTCGGCCACGTCCTTCTCCACCGACATGCGCTCGCGCGGCATGACCCCCGGCGCCCACACGGTGTGGGCCCGGCAGCAGCCGGCCGGGATAATGCTCGCCTCGGTGCTCGGCATCGAGGCGCACTCGCCGGTCGTGCACGTGCGCCGGGTGCGGACCGCCGACGGTGAGCCGATGGCGCTGGAGGATCTGCACGTGCCGACCGAGCTCGTGCCCGGTCTCACCGGCACCGACCTGGAGGACGCCTCCTACTACCAGCTGCTCGAGTCGCGCTACGGGCTGACGATCAGCGCCGGCACCCAGACCATCGAGCCGCACCTCGTCACCGCCGAGGAGGCCGAGCAGCTGGGCACCGACGAGGGCTCGCCCGCCTTCCTCTTCGAGCGCACCTCCCGGGTCGCGGATGGGCGGGCGGCCGAGTTCGTCCGCTCCGTCTACCGCGGCGACCGCTACCGCATCCTCGTCGACATCTTCCCGACCGCCGCCCCGGCGCGGCAGCCGGGGCACGGCATACCTCACGACCACTCGAACACCCCTGAAAGGACACCATCATGA
- a CDS encoding glycoside hydrolase family 10 protein: MPAPHRLPRTALASAVIPLGAALALGSAATSQAAPTTTAAPWTSCSPAPEAPLHEMRGVWIASVANIDWPSRPGLSPEQAQAELVAWYDEAKANGLNSVVVQIRPTADTFWPSELEPSSAWLTGEQGADFGGWDPTAFAVEQAHARGLDFHAWFNPYRVTLTGTDPTVLAEDHPARVNPDWTVEYGGKLYYDPGVPAVREHTTAVIMEAVERYDIDGVHFDDYFYPYPVAGQEFPDDASYAEFGGDFEDRDDWRRDNINQLIEGLSEQISAAKPHVAFGVSPFAVWRNAGTDPAGSDTTAGAQTYDDLYADTRLWVQEEWLDYVLPQVYWSIGFAPAAYDVLVPWWSEQVEGTDVALWIGQATYKVGTSTQSPEWSNPEEMVRHLDFNEQYPQVTGDVYFSAKDVRANRLDHWDLLQEQHYANPALPPALNPGTTDEVAAPTAVRTDRTAEGTQVSWSHEGEDAGFAVYRIDDRRAPGLVDCADLDADSLVAVLGTGDTDWVDPEGERHDVYVVTALAVDNTQSTASRPVRGR, translated from the coding sequence ATGCCCGCACCGCACCGCCTACCCCGCACCGCCCTGGCGAGCGCCGTCATCCCCCTCGGCGCCGCCCTCGCCCTCGGGAGCGCCGCCACCTCGCAGGCCGCCCCGACGACGACCGCAGCTCCCTGGACCTCCTGCAGCCCGGCGCCCGAGGCGCCCCTGCACGAGATGCGCGGCGTCTGGATCGCCAGCGTCGCCAACATCGACTGGCCCTCGCGACCCGGCCTCTCCCCCGAGCAGGCGCAGGCCGAGCTCGTCGCGTGGTACGACGAGGCCAAGGCCAACGGCCTCAACAGCGTGGTCGTCCAGATCCGCCCGACCGCCGACACCTTCTGGCCCTCCGAGCTCGAGCCGAGCAGCGCCTGGCTCACCGGCGAGCAGGGTGCCGACTTCGGCGGCTGGGACCCGACCGCCTTCGCGGTCGAGCAGGCCCACGCCCGCGGGCTGGACTTCCACGCCTGGTTCAACCCCTACCGCGTGACCCTCACCGGCACCGACCCCACGGTGCTCGCCGAGGACCACCCCGCGCGGGTCAACCCCGACTGGACGGTGGAGTACGGCGGCAAGCTCTACTACGACCCGGGCGTGCCCGCGGTCCGCGAGCACACCACCGCCGTCATCATGGAGGCCGTCGAGCGCTACGACATCGACGGCGTCCACTTCGACGACTACTTCTACCCCTACCCGGTGGCCGGCCAGGAGTTCCCCGACGACGCCAGCTACGCGGAATTCGGCGGCGACTTCGAGGACCGCGACGACTGGCGGCGCGACAACATCAACCAGCTCATCGAGGGCCTCTCCGAGCAGATCTCTGCGGCCAAGCCGCACGTCGCCTTCGGGGTCAGCCCGTTCGCCGTCTGGCGCAACGCCGGCACCGACCCGGCGGGCTCGGACACCACTGCCGGGGCCCAGACCTACGACGACCTGTATGCCGACACCCGCCTCTGGGTGCAGGAGGAGTGGCTGGACTACGTCCTGCCCCAGGTCTACTGGTCCATCGGCTTCGCCCCGGCGGCCTACGACGTGCTCGTGCCCTGGTGGAGCGAGCAGGTCGAGGGCACCGACGTGGCGCTGTGGATCGGGCAGGCGACCTACAAGGTCGGCACCTCCACCCAGTCGCCCGAGTGGTCGAACCCCGAGGAGATGGTGCGCCACCTCGACTTCAACGAGCAGTACCCCCAGGTCACCGGGGACGTCTACTTCTCGGCCAAGGACGTCCGCGCCAACCGGCTCGACCACTGGGACCTGCTGCAGGAGCAGCACTACGCCAACCCGGCCCTGCCCCCGGCCCTCAACCCCGGCACCACGGACGAGGTCGCCGCACCCACCGCGGTGCGCACCGACCGCACCGCCGAGGGCACCCAGGTGTCGTGGAGCCACGAGGGCGAGGACGCCGGCTTCGCGGTCTACCGCATCGACGACCGGCGCGCGCCGGGCCTCGTCGACTGCGCGGACCTCGACGCCGACAGCCTCGTCGCCGTGCTCGGCACGGGCGACACCGACTGGGTCGACCCCGAGGGCGAGCGCCACGACGTCTACGTCGTCACCGCGCTCGCCGTCGACAACACCCAGTCCACGGCGTCGCGGCCGGTGCGCGGACGATGA
- a CDS encoding N-acetylmuramic acid 6-phosphate etherase codes for MSTMTGGRGVAPTMLAMDLGKTGARVRWRRGEQAEEVEVAGAVGLSGRDGVAQVVEALRTARRALGQGTDRPDVLAVGLVGYRAAAPLVGPLAGALVEEVADVVLLTGDLTTTYVGALGTRPGVVVAAGTGAVALGLDGTGRSVVHDGWGYLLGDDGSGYAIGRAGLRAALEYRDGRGGSCALERAARARFGDLAGLPSTIQSAEHPARLVASFAPDVAAAAREGHEVAVRIWRAAGEALAHTAVACRNQLGSDLPICLAGGLTAAEALLSEPFAEVVGETVVAPSGTALDGAEQLAHEAWAGRVDPALAGLVTLARRERATAHADAGQDAPAGSAPTDWTPPESASPDDAPPAIPDAAARESGSPEVIGALATEGVREDLLDLDERHTEDVLRALWEAEATVAPALLGVVPTVAAAVDDIAQRLRGGGRMFYLGAGTPGRLAFVDASELPPTYGTPAELVRALPAGGVEAMVRAREGAEDDGPAGAGMVREAGVGPQDVVVGISASGRTPYVLHGLRAAAEVGALTVAVSNNEGARASTGVDHAIEVPTGPEVISGSTRLKAGTAQKMLLVALSTAVMVRLGKTHGPFMVDMQASNVKLRDRAVRMVQRVSGCGAAEATAALESAGWSTKVAVVQLLGGMPTDQAREALARGDGSVRDALARGDGSVRDAPVQDALAQDGGTR; via the coding sequence ATGTCAACGATGACCGGAGGACGCGGCGTGGCGCCGACGATGCTGGCGATGGACCTGGGCAAGACGGGAGCGCGGGTCCGCTGGCGCCGCGGGGAGCAGGCGGAGGAGGTCGAGGTCGCGGGGGCGGTCGGTCTCTCCGGCCGCGACGGGGTGGCGCAGGTGGTCGAGGCCCTGCGGACCGCGCGTCGTGCGCTCGGCCAGGGGACGGACCGGCCGGACGTCCTCGCCGTCGGGCTCGTCGGCTACCGCGCCGCCGCGCCGCTCGTCGGCCCGCTCGCCGGGGCCCTGGTCGAGGAGGTCGCCGACGTCGTGCTGCTCACCGGCGACCTCACCACGACCTACGTCGGCGCGCTCGGCACCCGGCCCGGGGTGGTCGTCGCCGCCGGGACCGGCGCGGTCGCCCTGGGGCTGGACGGCACCGGGCGCAGCGTCGTCCACGACGGGTGGGGCTACCTGCTCGGCGACGACGGCAGCGGGTATGCCATCGGTCGCGCCGGTCTCCGCGCCGCCCTGGAGTACCGCGACGGGCGCGGCGGGTCGTGCGCGCTGGAGCGGGCTGCCCGGGCCCGGTTCGGTGACCTGGCGGGACTGCCCTCGACGATCCAGTCCGCGGAGCACCCGGCGCGCCTCGTCGCCTCCTTCGCGCCCGACGTCGCCGCCGCGGCGCGGGAGGGCCATGAGGTCGCCGTGCGGATCTGGCGCGCCGCGGGCGAGGCGCTGGCGCACACGGCCGTGGCCTGCCGCAACCAGCTGGGGTCCGACCTGCCGATCTGTCTGGCCGGGGGGCTCACCGCTGCCGAGGCGCTCCTCAGCGAGCCCTTCGCCGAGGTCGTCGGGGAGACCGTCGTGGCGCCGTCCGGCACCGCGCTCGACGGCGCCGAGCAGCTGGCCCACGAGGCCTGGGCGGGTCGGGTCGACCCGGCCCTGGCCGGGCTGGTCACCCTCGCGCGACGGGAGCGCGCGACTGCCCACGCTGACGCGGGGCAGGACGCTCCGGCCGGGTCCGCGCCGACCGACTGGACGCCACCCGAGTCCGCCTCGCCCGATGATGCCCCGCCCGCGATTCCTGACGCTGCGGCGAGGGAGAGCGGGTCGCCGGAGGTGATCGGCGCCCTGGCCACCGAGGGCGTGCGGGAGGACCTGCTCGATCTCGACGAGCGGCATACCGAGGACGTCCTGCGGGCGCTCTGGGAGGCGGAGGCGACCGTGGCCCCGGCCCTGCTCGGCGTGGTCCCGACTGTCGCGGCCGCGGTGGACGACATCGCGCAGCGACTGCGCGGCGGTGGGCGCATGTTCTACCTCGGCGCGGGCACCCCCGGCCGCCTTGCTTTCGTCGATGCCTCCGAGCTGCCGCCGACCTACGGCACCCCCGCAGAGCTGGTGCGGGCGCTGCCGGCCGGTGGGGTCGAGGCGATGGTGCGCGCCCGCGAGGGTGCGGAGGACGACGGCCCGGCAGGGGCTGGCATGGTCCGTGAGGCCGGTGTCGGCCCGCAGGACGTCGTCGTCGGCATCAGTGCCTCGGGGCGGACGCCCTACGTCCTCCACGGGCTCCGGGCCGCGGCCGAGGTGGGCGCGCTCACGGTGGCGGTGTCCAACAACGAGGGGGCCCGCGCCTCCACCGGGGTGGACCACGCCATCGAGGTCCCGACGGGGCCGGAGGTCATCAGCGGCTCGACCCGGCTCAAGGCGGGCACGGCGCAGAAGATGCTGCTCGTAGCGCTGTCGACGGCCGTGATGGTGCGCCTGGGCAAGACCCACGGGCCGTTCATGGTCGACATGCAGGCCTCCAACGTCAAGCTGCGCGACCGTGCCGTGCGCATGGTGCAGCGGGTCTCCGGCTGCGGGGCGGCGGAGGCCACCGCCGCTCTGGAGTCGGCGGGCTGGAGCACCAAGGTCGCGGTCGTGCAGCTGCTCGGGGGTATGCCGACCGACCAGGCCCGAGAGGCGCTCGCTCGAGGTGACGGCTCCGTGCGGGATGCCCTCGCTCGAGGTGACGGCTCCGTGCGGGACGCGCCGGTCCAGGACGCGCTAGCCCAGGACGGTGGCACGCGATGA